A segment of the Pseudomonadota bacterium genome:
CGCCTGAGCCGCGGTGAGGCCCACACTGGCGATCTCCGGGTCGGTGAAGATGGCCGCGGGCATGGCCCGCCAGTCGCGAACCGTCGGCTTGCCGGAGATCGACTCCGCGGCGATGAGCCCCTCTTTCGAGGCCTTGTGGGCCAGCAGCGGCCCGCCCACCACGTCGCCAATGGCCCAGATGCCGTCAGCCGTGGTGCGAAGGGCATCATCGGTGCCGATGAACCCGCGTGGGTTCACCACCACGCCCACCTTCTCGAGGTCGAGGCCCGCCGTGTTGGGCTTCCAGCCCACAGCCACCAGCACCTTGTCGCACTCAATGGTGATCTCGCCCTCGGGGGTCTCGACGATGGCCTTGAGCGAGCCGTCGCGCTGCTTCTCGACTGCCTTGGCGCGCGACTTCACGTGCATCTTCACGCCGCGCTTCTTCAGCTTGCGGGTCACCACCGCCACCAGGTCCGGGTCTTGCCCCGGCAACATCTGATCCATCATCTCGACCACGGTGACCTTGGCGCCCAGCTTCATGCAGAAGGTGCCGATCTCGAGCCCGATGATGCCGCCCCCGATGACCAGCAGGCGCTTGGGCACCTCCTGGAGCTCGAGGGCCTCCTTCGACGAGATGACATCGACGCGATCGAAGGGGATGTTGGGCAGCTCGAAGGGCCAGCCCCCCGTCGCCACCACCGAGCTCTCGCACGTGATGAGATGCGTGCCATCGGCGCCGGTCACCTCGATCTGCTTGCGATTCTTGTAACGCGCGGTACCGAAGACGGTCTGGATCTTGTTGGCCTTGAACAGCTGGCCGATTCCGCCGGTGAGCTTGCTCACCACCGAATCCTTCCAGGCGATCATCTTCGGCATGTCGATCTCGGGGTCGCTCACCTTGATGCCCATGTCGGGGGCCTGCTCGCGGATCTTGTCGACCAGGCCCGCGGCGTGGATGAGCGCCTTCGACGGGATGCACCCGTAGTTGAGGCAGGTGCCGCCGAGGCGGTCTTTCTCGATGACAACCACGCGCTTGCCCAGCTGGGCCATTCGAATTGCCGACACGTAACCACCGGGACCGGCGCCGATGACGGCGCAATCTGCTGTGTACTCAGCCATGTTGCGTGCTCCTCAGGAATGCTTCGAGCTCTGCGCGCTGCTCGCGCAGATGCGGGGGAAGGGTGGAATAGACATCGTCGAACATCGAGTCGGCCGAGGGAGGCGGCGTCTGCTCAGCCACCTCGACCGCGCGCTGCACCTCTGCTGTGAGCTGCTCGACAAAGGCGGCGTCTCTCTCGTCGCTCCAGAGGCCGCGCACCGTGAGAAAGGCGCGCAGACGCGGCAACGGATCGCGCTGACGCCAGATCTCGACCTCGGCCTCGTTTCGATAGCGCGTCGGGTCGTCAGAGGTGGTGTGCCCGAGCAGGCGATAGGTCACCAGCTCGAGGAAGGTGGGGCCCTCACCACGGCGCGCCTTCTCGACCGCGCGGCGCGTGGCCGTGTACACGGCGAGGGCGTCGTTGCCGTCGACCCGAACGCCTTCCATGCCGAACGCGCGCGCCTTGACGGCAAAGGTGAGCGAGACGCTCTGCTTCGACGCGGGCACGCTGATGGCCCACTGGTTGTTCTGGCAGATGAGCACCACGGGGGCCTTGTAGACCGCCGCGAAGTTCATGGCCGCCGCGA
Coding sequences within it:
- the pdhA gene encoding pyruvate dehydrogenase (acetyl-transferring) E1 component subunit alpha; the encoded protein is MSDSGLYQLLDVQGRLVEGAAAPALSDARLVEMYQWMLATRTVDARLVNLQRQGRVAFYGSIMGQEAATIASGMAAEACDWIFPALREGALSVVRGLSMEKAVAQFYGTALDDCKGRQMPCHPSFVSGHYVSMSSVIGTQIPQAVGAAMAAKMRRDPAVMLAYMGDGATSEPDFAAAMNFAAVYKAPVVLICQNNQWAISVPASKQSVSLTFAVKARAFGMEGVRVDGNDALAVYTATRRAVEKARRGEGPTFLELVTYRLLGHTTSDDPTRYRNEAEVEIWRQRDPLPRLRAFLTVRGLWSDERDAAFVEQLTAEVQRAVEVAEQTPPPSADSMFDDVYSTLPPHLREQRAELEAFLRSTQHG
- the lpdA gene encoding dihydrolipoyl dehydrogenase, whose translation is MAEYTADCAVIGAGPGGYVSAIRMAQLGKRVVVIEKDRLGGTCLNYGCIPSKALIHAAGLVDKIREQAPDMGIKVSDPEIDMPKMIAWKDSVVSKLTGGIGQLFKANKIQTVFGTARYKNRKQIEVTGADGTHLITCESSVVATGGWPFELPNIPFDRVDVISSKEALELQEVPKRLLVIGGGIIGLEIGTFCMKLGAKVTVVEMMDQMLPGQDPDLVAVVTRKLKKRGVKMHVKSRAKAVEKQRDGSLKAIVETPEGEITIECDKVLVAVGWKPNTAGLDLEKVGVVVNPRGFIGTDDALRTTADGIWAIGDVVGGPLLAHKASKEGLIAAESISGKPTVRDWRAMPAAIFTDPEIASVGLTAAQAKEQGYEVQVGKFPFAANGRALSTNENEGYAQIVTDKANGLVLGMHVVGPEASNLIAEGALAIEMGAVVEDIALTVHTHPTLPEVLMEAAEATLGHAIHAVTR